One window from the genome of Amphiprion ocellaris isolate individual 3 ecotype Okinawa chromosome 23, ASM2253959v1, whole genome shotgun sequence encodes:
- the LOC111563200 gene encoding disks large homolog 4-like isoform X4 translates to MFVSVWYAKKMGRRFINNVRRAKRQRQRMMMNGSEGELEYEEITLERGNSGLGFSIAGGTDNPHIGDDPSIFITKIIPGGAAAQDGRLRVNDSIVFVNDVDVREVTHSIAVEALKEAGPVVRLYVLRRRPPSERLTQIKLMKGPKGLGFSIAGGVGNQHVPGDNSIYVTKIIEGGAAHRDGRLQIGDKILAVNHVSLEDVLHEDAVAALKNTGEVVYLKVATPTSQYIHSVDRYSPPDLTSSYMEPDYMCDYPQALPPPSPRRYSPIPRGMMGEDDYSREPRRVCVQRGTTGLGFNIVGGEDGEGIFISFILAGGPADLSGELRKGDQILSVNGVDLRYATHEQAAAALKNAGQTVTIVAQYRPEEYSRFEAKIHDLREQMMNSSSGSLRTNRTFYIRALFDYDKQWDCGVLSQALDFNFGEVLHVIDSSDDEWWQARRVNQQGELEELGYIPSKHRVERKEWSRMKNKGREGFVHSYELVTQIEVDYARPVIILGPTKDRVNDDLLSEFPDKFGSCVPHTTRPCRDYEVDGRDYHFVSSREQMERDIQSHRFIEAGQYNNHLYGTSVQSVRQVAEQGKHCILDVSANAVRRLQAALLHPVAIFIRPRSLENILDLNKRLSEDQARKALDRAIKLEQDFLECFTAIVHGDSFEEVYHQVKGVIEEQSGPYIWVPARDRL, encoded by the exons ATGTTTGTGTCGGTGTGGTACGCCAAGAAGATGGGCCGCAGATTCATCAACAACGTGAGGAGAGCCAAGAGGCAGCGGCAGAGGATGATG ATGAACGGATCCGAGGGAGAGCTGGAGTACGAAGAAATCACTCTGGAGAGG GGAAACTCTGGTCTGGGCTTCAGCATTGCAGGAGGAACTGATAATCCTCATATTGGAGACGACCCGTCCATCTTCATCACCAAGATCATCCCTGGAGGAGCCGCCGCTCAGGATGGACGCCTCAG GGTGAACGACAGCATTGTTTTCGTTAATGACGTAGACGTCCGTGAGGTCACTCACTCCATCGCCGTGGAGGCGCTGAAGGAGGCGGGGCCTGTGGTCAGGCTGTACGTCCTGAGGCGACGCCCACCAAGTGAACGCCTCACACAGATCAAACTCATGAAGGGACCTAAAG GTCTGGGCTTCAGTATAGCTGGAGGTGTGGGGAACCAGCATGTTCCTGGAGACAACAGCATCTACGTCACGAAGATCATCGAGGGTGGAGCAGCGCACCGCGACGGACGGCTGCAGATCGGAGATAAAATCCTGGCA GTCAACCACGTCTCTCTGGAGGACGTCCTGCACGAAGACGCCGTGGCGGCCCTGAAGAACACTGGGGAGGTGGTCTACCTGAAGGTGGCCACGCCCACCTCTCAATACATCCACTCTGTGGACCGATACAGCCCCCCCGATCTGACAAGCT CCTACATGGAACCGGATTACATGTGTGATTACCCACAAGCCCTGCCTCCTCCATCGCCACGGCGATACTCTCCCATCCCCCGCGGCATGATGGGAGAGGACGACTACTCCAGGGAGCCCCGGAGGGTATGCGTCCAGAGAGGGACCACCGGCCTGGGCTTCAACATCgtaggaggagaggatggagagggCATCTTCATCTCCTTCATCCTGGCTGGAGGACCAGCAGACCTCAGCGGGGAGCTCCGCAAGGGGGACCAGATCCTCAGT gtGAACGGTGTGGATCTCAGGTACGCTACTCATgaacaggcagcagcagctctgaagaACGCTGGACAGACGGTGACTATAGTGGCTCAGTACAGACCTGAGG agtacAGCCGTTTTGAAGCTAAGATCCATGACCTGAGGGAGCAGATGATGAACAGCTCCTCTGGAAGTCTGAGGACCAACCGTACCTTCTACATCAG GGCTCTCTTCGACTACGATAAGCAGTGGGACTGCGGCGTCCTATCACAGGCTCTGGACTTTAACTTTGGGGAGGTTCTTCACGTGATTGACAGCTCTGATGACGAATGGTGGCAGGCGAGACGAGTCAACCAGCAGGGGGAGTTGGAGGAGCTGGGATACATCCCGTCCAAGCACAG agTGGAGAGGAAGGAGTGGTCTAGGATGAAGAATAAAG GTAGAGAAGGATTCGTCCACAGCTATGAGCTCGTCACTCAGATTGAAG tGGACTACGCTCGTCCCGTCATCATCCTGGGTCCGACCAAAGACCGAGTCAACGACGACCTGCTGTCGGAGTTCCCGGATAAGTTTGGCTCCTGCGTTCCTC ATACGACCCGCCCCTGCAGGGACTACGAGGTGGATGGGCGGGACTACCACTTTGTGTCATCACGGGAACAGATGGAGCGGGACATCCAGTCGCATCGCTTCATCGAGGCAGGACAGTACAACAACCACCTGTACGGGACGTCAGTGCAGAGCGTCCGGCAGGTGGCTGAGCAG GGGAAAcactgcatcctggacgtgtcGGCCAACGCTGTCAGGAGGCTGCAGGCGGCGCTGCTGCATCCAGTCGCCATCTTCATCAGACCTCGATCTCTGGAGAACATCCT GGACCTGAACAAGCGTCTGTCGGAGGACCAGGCCAGGAAAGCTCTGGATCGAGCAATCAAACTGGAGCAGGACTTCCTGGAGTGCTTCACAG CCATCGTCCACGGCGACAGCTTTGAGGAGGTCTACCACCAGGTGAAAGGCGTCATCGAAGAGCAGAGCGGCCCCTACATCTGGGTCCCCGCTAGGGACAGACTCTGA
- the LOC111563200 gene encoding disks large homolog 4-like isoform X2 produces the protein MDPVRNQSDIQEFYELTVCENQPPSQPHTPGQKYRYQDDETPPVDPSPGHMTHGRSTELSHAHLDGYTHPAALTMNGSEGELEYEEITLERGNSGLGFSIAGGTDNPHIGDDPSIFITKIIPGGAAAQDGRLRVNDSIVFVNDVDVREVTHSIAVEALKEAGPVVRLYVLRRRPPSERLTQIKLMKGPKGLGFSIAGGVGNQHVPGDNSIYVTKIIEGGAAHRDGRLQIGDKILAVNHVSLEDVLHEDAVAALKNTGEVVYLKVATPTSQYIHSVDRYSPPDLTSSYMEPDYMCDYPQALPPPSPRRYSPIPRGMMGEDDYSREPRRVCVQRGTTGLGFNIVGGEDGEGIFISFILAGGPADLSGELRKGDQILSVNGVDLRYATHEQAAAALKNAGQTVTIVAQYRPEEYSRFEAKIHDLREQMMNSSSGSLRTNRTFYIRALFDYDKQWDCGVLSQALDFNFGEVLHVIDSSDDEWWQARRVNQQGELEELGYIPSKHRVERKEWSRMKNKGREGFVHSYELVTQIEVDYARPVIILGPTKDRVNDDLLSEFPDKFGSCVPHTTRPCRDYEVDGRDYHFVSSREQMERDIQSHRFIEAGQYNNHLYGTSVQSVRQVAEQGKHCILDVSANAVRRLQAALLHPVAIFIRPRSLENILDLNKRLSEDQARKALDRAIKLEQDFLECFTAIVHGDSFEEVYHQVKGVIEEQSGPYIWVPARDRL, from the exons AAGTATCGTTACCAAGACGATGAGACTCCGCCTGTCGACCCCAGCCCCGGTCACATGACCCACGGACGGAGCACCGAGCTGAGCCACGCACACCTGGACGGATATACACACCCCGCCGCACTTACC ATGAACGGATCCGAGGGAGAGCTGGAGTACGAAGAAATCACTCTGGAGAGG GGAAACTCTGGTCTGGGCTTCAGCATTGCAGGAGGAACTGATAATCCTCATATTGGAGACGACCCGTCCATCTTCATCACCAAGATCATCCCTGGAGGAGCCGCCGCTCAGGATGGACGCCTCAG GGTGAACGACAGCATTGTTTTCGTTAATGACGTAGACGTCCGTGAGGTCACTCACTCCATCGCCGTGGAGGCGCTGAAGGAGGCGGGGCCTGTGGTCAGGCTGTACGTCCTGAGGCGACGCCCACCAAGTGAACGCCTCACACAGATCAAACTCATGAAGGGACCTAAAG GTCTGGGCTTCAGTATAGCTGGAGGTGTGGGGAACCAGCATGTTCCTGGAGACAACAGCATCTACGTCACGAAGATCATCGAGGGTGGAGCAGCGCACCGCGACGGACGGCTGCAGATCGGAGATAAAATCCTGGCA GTCAACCACGTCTCTCTGGAGGACGTCCTGCACGAAGACGCCGTGGCGGCCCTGAAGAACACTGGGGAGGTGGTCTACCTGAAGGTGGCCACGCCCACCTCTCAATACATCCACTCTGTGGACCGATACAGCCCCCCCGATCTGACAAGCT CCTACATGGAACCGGATTACATGTGTGATTACCCACAAGCCCTGCCTCCTCCATCGCCACGGCGATACTCTCCCATCCCCCGCGGCATGATGGGAGAGGACGACTACTCCAGGGAGCCCCGGAGGGTATGCGTCCAGAGAGGGACCACCGGCCTGGGCTTCAACATCgtaggaggagaggatggagagggCATCTTCATCTCCTTCATCCTGGCTGGAGGACCAGCAGACCTCAGCGGGGAGCTCCGCAAGGGGGACCAGATCCTCAGT gtGAACGGTGTGGATCTCAGGTACGCTACTCATgaacaggcagcagcagctctgaagaACGCTGGACAGACGGTGACTATAGTGGCTCAGTACAGACCTGAGG agtacAGCCGTTTTGAAGCTAAGATCCATGACCTGAGGGAGCAGATGATGAACAGCTCCTCTGGAAGTCTGAGGACCAACCGTACCTTCTACATCAG GGCTCTCTTCGACTACGATAAGCAGTGGGACTGCGGCGTCCTATCACAGGCTCTGGACTTTAACTTTGGGGAGGTTCTTCACGTGATTGACAGCTCTGATGACGAATGGTGGCAGGCGAGACGAGTCAACCAGCAGGGGGAGTTGGAGGAGCTGGGATACATCCCGTCCAAGCACAG agTGGAGAGGAAGGAGTGGTCTAGGATGAAGAATAAAG GTAGAGAAGGATTCGTCCACAGCTATGAGCTCGTCACTCAGATTGAAG tGGACTACGCTCGTCCCGTCATCATCCTGGGTCCGACCAAAGACCGAGTCAACGACGACCTGCTGTCGGAGTTCCCGGATAAGTTTGGCTCCTGCGTTCCTC ATACGACCCGCCCCTGCAGGGACTACGAGGTGGATGGGCGGGACTACCACTTTGTGTCATCACGGGAACAGATGGAGCGGGACATCCAGTCGCATCGCTTCATCGAGGCAGGACAGTACAACAACCACCTGTACGGGACGTCAGTGCAGAGCGTCCGGCAGGTGGCTGAGCAG GGGAAAcactgcatcctggacgtgtcGGCCAACGCTGTCAGGAGGCTGCAGGCGGCGCTGCTGCATCCAGTCGCCATCTTCATCAGACCTCGATCTCTGGAGAACATCCT GGACCTGAACAAGCGTCTGTCGGAGGACCAGGCCAGGAAAGCTCTGGATCGAGCAATCAAACTGGAGCAGGACTTCCTGGAGTGCTTCACAG CCATCGTCCACGGCGACAGCTTTGAGGAGGTCTACCACCAGGTGAAAGGCGTCATCGAAGAGCAGAGCGGCCCCTACATCTGGGTCCCCGCTAGGGACAGACTCTGA
- the LOC111563200 gene encoding disks large homolog 4-like isoform X1 yields the protein MPLKREDTERALQVMEACQAGGAEGVKGRAEKLLNIFQSDLFQALLDIQEFYELTVCENQPPSQPHTPGQKYRYQDDETPPVDPSPGHMTHGRSTELSHAHLDGYTHPAALTMNGSEGELEYEEITLERGNSGLGFSIAGGTDNPHIGDDPSIFITKIIPGGAAAQDGRLRVNDSIVFVNDVDVREVTHSIAVEALKEAGPVVRLYVLRRRPPSERLTQIKLMKGPKGLGFSIAGGVGNQHVPGDNSIYVTKIIEGGAAHRDGRLQIGDKILAVNHVSLEDVLHEDAVAALKNTGEVVYLKVATPTSQYIHSVDRYSPPDLTSSYMEPDYMCDYPQALPPPSPRRYSPIPRGMMGEDDYSREPRRVCVQRGTTGLGFNIVGGEDGEGIFISFILAGGPADLSGELRKGDQILSVNGVDLRYATHEQAAAALKNAGQTVTIVAQYRPEEYSRFEAKIHDLREQMMNSSSGSLRTNRTFYIRALFDYDKQWDCGVLSQALDFNFGEVLHVIDSSDDEWWQARRVNQQGELEELGYIPSKHRVERKEWSRMKNKGREGFVHSYELVTQIEVDYARPVIILGPTKDRVNDDLLSEFPDKFGSCVPHTTRPCRDYEVDGRDYHFVSSREQMERDIQSHRFIEAGQYNNHLYGTSVQSVRQVAEQGKHCILDVSANAVRRLQAALLHPVAIFIRPRSLENILDLNKRLSEDQARKALDRAIKLEQDFLECFTAIVHGDSFEEVYHQVKGVIEEQSGPYIWVPARDRL from the exons AAGTATCGTTACCAAGACGATGAGACTCCGCCTGTCGACCCCAGCCCCGGTCACATGACCCACGGACGGAGCACCGAGCTGAGCCACGCACACCTGGACGGATATACACACCCCGCCGCACTTACC ATGAACGGATCCGAGGGAGAGCTGGAGTACGAAGAAATCACTCTGGAGAGG GGAAACTCTGGTCTGGGCTTCAGCATTGCAGGAGGAACTGATAATCCTCATATTGGAGACGACCCGTCCATCTTCATCACCAAGATCATCCCTGGAGGAGCCGCCGCTCAGGATGGACGCCTCAG GGTGAACGACAGCATTGTTTTCGTTAATGACGTAGACGTCCGTGAGGTCACTCACTCCATCGCCGTGGAGGCGCTGAAGGAGGCGGGGCCTGTGGTCAGGCTGTACGTCCTGAGGCGACGCCCACCAAGTGAACGCCTCACACAGATCAAACTCATGAAGGGACCTAAAG GTCTGGGCTTCAGTATAGCTGGAGGTGTGGGGAACCAGCATGTTCCTGGAGACAACAGCATCTACGTCACGAAGATCATCGAGGGTGGAGCAGCGCACCGCGACGGACGGCTGCAGATCGGAGATAAAATCCTGGCA GTCAACCACGTCTCTCTGGAGGACGTCCTGCACGAAGACGCCGTGGCGGCCCTGAAGAACACTGGGGAGGTGGTCTACCTGAAGGTGGCCACGCCCACCTCTCAATACATCCACTCTGTGGACCGATACAGCCCCCCCGATCTGACAAGCT CCTACATGGAACCGGATTACATGTGTGATTACCCACAAGCCCTGCCTCCTCCATCGCCACGGCGATACTCTCCCATCCCCCGCGGCATGATGGGAGAGGACGACTACTCCAGGGAGCCCCGGAGGGTATGCGTCCAGAGAGGGACCACCGGCCTGGGCTTCAACATCgtaggaggagaggatggagagggCATCTTCATCTCCTTCATCCTGGCTGGAGGACCAGCAGACCTCAGCGGGGAGCTCCGCAAGGGGGACCAGATCCTCAGT gtGAACGGTGTGGATCTCAGGTACGCTACTCATgaacaggcagcagcagctctgaagaACGCTGGACAGACGGTGACTATAGTGGCTCAGTACAGACCTGAGG agtacAGCCGTTTTGAAGCTAAGATCCATGACCTGAGGGAGCAGATGATGAACAGCTCCTCTGGAAGTCTGAGGACCAACCGTACCTTCTACATCAG GGCTCTCTTCGACTACGATAAGCAGTGGGACTGCGGCGTCCTATCACAGGCTCTGGACTTTAACTTTGGGGAGGTTCTTCACGTGATTGACAGCTCTGATGACGAATGGTGGCAGGCGAGACGAGTCAACCAGCAGGGGGAGTTGGAGGAGCTGGGATACATCCCGTCCAAGCACAG agTGGAGAGGAAGGAGTGGTCTAGGATGAAGAATAAAG GTAGAGAAGGATTCGTCCACAGCTATGAGCTCGTCACTCAGATTGAAG tGGACTACGCTCGTCCCGTCATCATCCTGGGTCCGACCAAAGACCGAGTCAACGACGACCTGCTGTCGGAGTTCCCGGATAAGTTTGGCTCCTGCGTTCCTC ATACGACCCGCCCCTGCAGGGACTACGAGGTGGATGGGCGGGACTACCACTTTGTGTCATCACGGGAACAGATGGAGCGGGACATCCAGTCGCATCGCTTCATCGAGGCAGGACAGTACAACAACCACCTGTACGGGACGTCAGTGCAGAGCGTCCGGCAGGTGGCTGAGCAG GGGAAAcactgcatcctggacgtgtcGGCCAACGCTGTCAGGAGGCTGCAGGCGGCGCTGCTGCATCCAGTCGCCATCTTCATCAGACCTCGATCTCTGGAGAACATCCT GGACCTGAACAAGCGTCTGTCGGAGGACCAGGCCAGGAAAGCTCTGGATCGAGCAATCAAACTGGAGCAGGACTTCCTGGAGTGCTTCACAG CCATCGTCCACGGCGACAGCTTTGAGGAGGTCTACCACCAGGTGAAAGGCGTCATCGAAGAGCAGAGCGGCCCCTACATCTGGGTCCCCGCTAGGGACAGACTCTGA
- the LOC111563200 gene encoding disks large homolog 4-like isoform X3 codes for MDCLCIVTTKKYRYQDDETPPVDPSPGHMTHGRSTELSHAHLDGYTHPAALTMNGSEGELEYEEITLERGNSGLGFSIAGGTDNPHIGDDPSIFITKIIPGGAAAQDGRLRVNDSIVFVNDVDVREVTHSIAVEALKEAGPVVRLYVLRRRPPSERLTQIKLMKGPKGLGFSIAGGVGNQHVPGDNSIYVTKIIEGGAAHRDGRLQIGDKILAVNHVSLEDVLHEDAVAALKNTGEVVYLKVATPTSQYIHSVDRYSPPDLTSSYMEPDYMCDYPQALPPPSPRRYSPIPRGMMGEDDYSREPRRVCVQRGTTGLGFNIVGGEDGEGIFISFILAGGPADLSGELRKGDQILSVNGVDLRYATHEQAAAALKNAGQTVTIVAQYRPEEYSRFEAKIHDLREQMMNSSSGSLRTNRTFYIRALFDYDKQWDCGVLSQALDFNFGEVLHVIDSSDDEWWQARRVNQQGELEELGYIPSKHRVERKEWSRMKNKGREGFVHSYELVTQIEVDYARPVIILGPTKDRVNDDLLSEFPDKFGSCVPHTTRPCRDYEVDGRDYHFVSSREQMERDIQSHRFIEAGQYNNHLYGTSVQSVRQVAEQGKHCILDVSANAVRRLQAALLHPVAIFIRPRSLENILDLNKRLSEDQARKALDRAIKLEQDFLECFTAIVHGDSFEEVYHQVKGVIEEQSGPYIWVPARDRL; via the exons AAGTATCGTTACCAAGACGATGAGACTCCGCCTGTCGACCCCAGCCCCGGTCACATGACCCACGGACGGAGCACCGAGCTGAGCCACGCACACCTGGACGGATATACACACCCCGCCGCACTTACC ATGAACGGATCCGAGGGAGAGCTGGAGTACGAAGAAATCACTCTGGAGAGG GGAAACTCTGGTCTGGGCTTCAGCATTGCAGGAGGAACTGATAATCCTCATATTGGAGACGACCCGTCCATCTTCATCACCAAGATCATCCCTGGAGGAGCCGCCGCTCAGGATGGACGCCTCAG GGTGAACGACAGCATTGTTTTCGTTAATGACGTAGACGTCCGTGAGGTCACTCACTCCATCGCCGTGGAGGCGCTGAAGGAGGCGGGGCCTGTGGTCAGGCTGTACGTCCTGAGGCGACGCCCACCAAGTGAACGCCTCACACAGATCAAACTCATGAAGGGACCTAAAG GTCTGGGCTTCAGTATAGCTGGAGGTGTGGGGAACCAGCATGTTCCTGGAGACAACAGCATCTACGTCACGAAGATCATCGAGGGTGGAGCAGCGCACCGCGACGGACGGCTGCAGATCGGAGATAAAATCCTGGCA GTCAACCACGTCTCTCTGGAGGACGTCCTGCACGAAGACGCCGTGGCGGCCCTGAAGAACACTGGGGAGGTGGTCTACCTGAAGGTGGCCACGCCCACCTCTCAATACATCCACTCTGTGGACCGATACAGCCCCCCCGATCTGACAAGCT CCTACATGGAACCGGATTACATGTGTGATTACCCACAAGCCCTGCCTCCTCCATCGCCACGGCGATACTCTCCCATCCCCCGCGGCATGATGGGAGAGGACGACTACTCCAGGGAGCCCCGGAGGGTATGCGTCCAGAGAGGGACCACCGGCCTGGGCTTCAACATCgtaggaggagaggatggagagggCATCTTCATCTCCTTCATCCTGGCTGGAGGACCAGCAGACCTCAGCGGGGAGCTCCGCAAGGGGGACCAGATCCTCAGT gtGAACGGTGTGGATCTCAGGTACGCTACTCATgaacaggcagcagcagctctgaagaACGCTGGACAGACGGTGACTATAGTGGCTCAGTACAGACCTGAGG agtacAGCCGTTTTGAAGCTAAGATCCATGACCTGAGGGAGCAGATGATGAACAGCTCCTCTGGAAGTCTGAGGACCAACCGTACCTTCTACATCAG GGCTCTCTTCGACTACGATAAGCAGTGGGACTGCGGCGTCCTATCACAGGCTCTGGACTTTAACTTTGGGGAGGTTCTTCACGTGATTGACAGCTCTGATGACGAATGGTGGCAGGCGAGACGAGTCAACCAGCAGGGGGAGTTGGAGGAGCTGGGATACATCCCGTCCAAGCACAG agTGGAGAGGAAGGAGTGGTCTAGGATGAAGAATAAAG GTAGAGAAGGATTCGTCCACAGCTATGAGCTCGTCACTCAGATTGAAG tGGACTACGCTCGTCCCGTCATCATCCTGGGTCCGACCAAAGACCGAGTCAACGACGACCTGCTGTCGGAGTTCCCGGATAAGTTTGGCTCCTGCGTTCCTC ATACGACCCGCCCCTGCAGGGACTACGAGGTGGATGGGCGGGACTACCACTTTGTGTCATCACGGGAACAGATGGAGCGGGACATCCAGTCGCATCGCTTCATCGAGGCAGGACAGTACAACAACCACCTGTACGGGACGTCAGTGCAGAGCGTCCGGCAGGTGGCTGAGCAG GGGAAAcactgcatcctggacgtgtcGGCCAACGCTGTCAGGAGGCTGCAGGCGGCGCTGCTGCATCCAGTCGCCATCTTCATCAGACCTCGATCTCTGGAGAACATCCT GGACCTGAACAAGCGTCTGTCGGAGGACCAGGCCAGGAAAGCTCTGGATCGAGCAATCAAACTGGAGCAGGACTTCCTGGAGTGCTTCACAG CCATCGTCCACGGCGACAGCTTTGAGGAGGTCTACCACCAGGTGAAAGGCGTCATCGAAGAGCAGAGCGGCCCCTACATCTGGGTCCCCGCTAGGGACAGACTCTGA
- the LOC111563200 gene encoding disks large homolog 4-like isoform X5: protein MTHGRSTELSHAHLDGYTHPAALTMNGSEGELEYEEITLERGNSGLGFSIAGGTDNPHIGDDPSIFITKIIPGGAAAQDGRLRVNDSIVFVNDVDVREVTHSIAVEALKEAGPVVRLYVLRRRPPSERLTQIKLMKGPKGLGFSIAGGVGNQHVPGDNSIYVTKIIEGGAAHRDGRLQIGDKILAVNHVSLEDVLHEDAVAALKNTGEVVYLKVATPTSQYIHSVDRYSPPDLTSSYMEPDYMCDYPQALPPPSPRRYSPIPRGMMGEDDYSREPRRVCVQRGTTGLGFNIVGGEDGEGIFISFILAGGPADLSGELRKGDQILSVNGVDLRYATHEQAAAALKNAGQTVTIVAQYRPEEYSRFEAKIHDLREQMMNSSSGSLRTNRTFYIRALFDYDKQWDCGVLSQALDFNFGEVLHVIDSSDDEWWQARRVNQQGELEELGYIPSKHRVERKEWSRMKNKGREGFVHSYELVTQIEVDYARPVIILGPTKDRVNDDLLSEFPDKFGSCVPHTTRPCRDYEVDGRDYHFVSSREQMERDIQSHRFIEAGQYNNHLYGTSVQSVRQVAEQGKHCILDVSANAVRRLQAALLHPVAIFIRPRSLENILDLNKRLSEDQARKALDRAIKLEQDFLECFTAIVHGDSFEEVYHQVKGVIEEQSGPYIWVPARDRL from the exons ATGACCCACGGACGGAGCACCGAGCTGAGCCACGCACACCTGGACGGATATACACACCCCGCCGCACTTACC ATGAACGGATCCGAGGGAGAGCTGGAGTACGAAGAAATCACTCTGGAGAGG GGAAACTCTGGTCTGGGCTTCAGCATTGCAGGAGGAACTGATAATCCTCATATTGGAGACGACCCGTCCATCTTCATCACCAAGATCATCCCTGGAGGAGCCGCCGCTCAGGATGGACGCCTCAG GGTGAACGACAGCATTGTTTTCGTTAATGACGTAGACGTCCGTGAGGTCACTCACTCCATCGCCGTGGAGGCGCTGAAGGAGGCGGGGCCTGTGGTCAGGCTGTACGTCCTGAGGCGACGCCCACCAAGTGAACGCCTCACACAGATCAAACTCATGAAGGGACCTAAAG GTCTGGGCTTCAGTATAGCTGGAGGTGTGGGGAACCAGCATGTTCCTGGAGACAACAGCATCTACGTCACGAAGATCATCGAGGGTGGAGCAGCGCACCGCGACGGACGGCTGCAGATCGGAGATAAAATCCTGGCA GTCAACCACGTCTCTCTGGAGGACGTCCTGCACGAAGACGCCGTGGCGGCCCTGAAGAACACTGGGGAGGTGGTCTACCTGAAGGTGGCCACGCCCACCTCTCAATACATCCACTCTGTGGACCGATACAGCCCCCCCGATCTGACAAGCT CCTACATGGAACCGGATTACATGTGTGATTACCCACAAGCCCTGCCTCCTCCATCGCCACGGCGATACTCTCCCATCCCCCGCGGCATGATGGGAGAGGACGACTACTCCAGGGAGCCCCGGAGGGTATGCGTCCAGAGAGGGACCACCGGCCTGGGCTTCAACATCgtaggaggagaggatggagagggCATCTTCATCTCCTTCATCCTGGCTGGAGGACCAGCAGACCTCAGCGGGGAGCTCCGCAAGGGGGACCAGATCCTCAGT gtGAACGGTGTGGATCTCAGGTACGCTACTCATgaacaggcagcagcagctctgaagaACGCTGGACAGACGGTGACTATAGTGGCTCAGTACAGACCTGAGG agtacAGCCGTTTTGAAGCTAAGATCCATGACCTGAGGGAGCAGATGATGAACAGCTCCTCTGGAAGTCTGAGGACCAACCGTACCTTCTACATCAG GGCTCTCTTCGACTACGATAAGCAGTGGGACTGCGGCGTCCTATCACAGGCTCTGGACTTTAACTTTGGGGAGGTTCTTCACGTGATTGACAGCTCTGATGACGAATGGTGGCAGGCGAGACGAGTCAACCAGCAGGGGGAGTTGGAGGAGCTGGGATACATCCCGTCCAAGCACAG agTGGAGAGGAAGGAGTGGTCTAGGATGAAGAATAAAG GTAGAGAAGGATTCGTCCACAGCTATGAGCTCGTCACTCAGATTGAAG tGGACTACGCTCGTCCCGTCATCATCCTGGGTCCGACCAAAGACCGAGTCAACGACGACCTGCTGTCGGAGTTCCCGGATAAGTTTGGCTCCTGCGTTCCTC ATACGACCCGCCCCTGCAGGGACTACGAGGTGGATGGGCGGGACTACCACTTTGTGTCATCACGGGAACAGATGGAGCGGGACATCCAGTCGCATCGCTTCATCGAGGCAGGACAGTACAACAACCACCTGTACGGGACGTCAGTGCAGAGCGTCCGGCAGGTGGCTGAGCAG GGGAAAcactgcatcctggacgtgtcGGCCAACGCTGTCAGGAGGCTGCAGGCGGCGCTGCTGCATCCAGTCGCCATCTTCATCAGACCTCGATCTCTGGAGAACATCCT GGACCTGAACAAGCGTCTGTCGGAGGACCAGGCCAGGAAAGCTCTGGATCGAGCAATCAAACTGGAGCAGGACTTCCTGGAGTGCTTCACAG CCATCGTCCACGGCGACAGCTTTGAGGAGGTCTACCACCAGGTGAAAGGCGTCATCGAAGAGCAGAGCGGCCCCTACATCTGGGTCCCCGCTAGGGACAGACTCTGA